From the genome of Cellvibrio japonicus Ueda107, one region includes:
- a CDS encoding WecB/TagA/CpsF family glycosyltransferase: MKSAPVTLALGGFPVLCTRGEELQHRLHMHLRAGDQMAVFFANTNFVVRCQGLQPAMAEGCLIINDGVGVDIATWLVHRKRFPQNLNGSDFVPGFLRELGRDARVFLFGGKPGIAQRAAQALREDFAVPVVGTSDGYSQASDNEGLVERINASGATVLLVAMGNPLQEQWILQHRNQLEARLLIGVGALLDFLAGDKPRAPHWVRRLRLEWLYRLTLEPARLARRYTLDIAVFLALCLRRGKRVSEG; the protein is encoded by the coding sequence ATGAAATCTGCCCCTGTCACGCTTGCCCTGGGAGGTTTCCCCGTACTGTGTACGCGCGGTGAGGAACTGCAACATCGCCTGCACATGCACCTGCGCGCCGGCGACCAGATGGCCGTCTTTTTTGCCAATACCAACTTTGTGGTGCGGTGCCAGGGGCTGCAGCCAGCCATGGCCGAAGGCTGCCTGATCATCAACGACGGTGTCGGAGTGGACATAGCCACCTGGCTGGTACACCGCAAGCGCTTTCCGCAAAACCTGAATGGATCGGATTTCGTGCCCGGTTTTTTACGCGAGCTGGGGCGCGATGCACGGGTCTTTTTGTTCGGCGGCAAACCGGGTATTGCCCAGCGCGCGGCACAGGCACTGCGCGAGGACTTCGCCGTGCCGGTGGTGGGCACCAGCGATGGCTATAGCCAGGCAAGTGATAACGAAGGCTTGGTCGAGCGCATCAACGCCAGCGGTGCGACCGTATTGCTGGTGGCCATGGGCAACCCGCTGCAAGAGCAGTGGATACTGCAACACCGCAATCAATTGGAAGCGCGTTTGTTAATCGGTGTGGGCGCGCTGCTGGATTTCCTCGCTGGTGATAAACCCCGCGCGCCACACTGGGTGCGCCGCCTGCGCCTGGAATGGCTGTATCGCCTGACCCTGGAGCCGGCGCGCCTGGCGCGGCGCTACACCCTGGATATCGCTGTCTTCCTGGCACTGTGCCTGCGCCGGGGCAAACGGGTCTCCGAGGGGTGA
- a CDS encoding glycosyltransferase, with protein MTAQPAISATPDRQSTPCFLVLSAHDFRSPRKANIHFISSELARRGLTRFFSLRYSLLSRYTGDPRLSLDGEANQIGFYHGVECYLWKTLIHPFNTRRRWLRPLENLLYRGYSQGHNRVLRRWIREADVILLESGIAPVFFPLIQRLNPRAELIYRASDTLEAIKVAEYVQGAFARAAPQLDTIALPSPAMADTIPSHHNLALVPQGIDHSLAERADPSPYGAGIHAVSVGSMLFDPQFFILAAQRFPNIQFHVIGSGQGRHPDYPANVHVYGEMPFAQTLPYIKHAQLGIAPYVSDQLPVYLRDTSMKLIQYEFFGVPAICPDFIAADYPQRFGYQLGDADSIARAIERALHPEQPIPRRQVLNWQQVTERLLQPRAFPDTHFGQEPSL; from the coding sequence ATGACCGCTCAACCCGCCATTTCAGCAACCCCGGATCGGCAGAGCACTCCCTGTTTCCTGGTGCTGTCCGCCCACGACTTCCGCTCGCCGCGCAAGGCAAACATCCATTTCATCAGCAGCGAACTGGCCCGGCGCGGCCTGACCCGTTTTTTCTCACTGCGCTACAGCCTGCTCTCGCGCTACACCGGCGACCCGCGCCTGTCGCTCGACGGCGAAGCCAACCAGATAGGTTTTTACCACGGCGTGGAATGCTATTTATGGAAAACCCTGATCCATCCATTCAACACCCGTCGCCGCTGGCTGCGCCCGCTGGAAAACCTGCTCTACCGCGGCTATAGCCAGGGCCATAACCGGGTGCTGCGCCGCTGGATTCGCGAAGCCGATGTGATACTGCTGGAAAGCGGTATAGCCCCGGTATTTTTCCCCCTGATCCAACGCCTTAACCCGCGTGCCGAGCTGATTTACCGCGCCTCGGATACCCTGGAGGCCATCAAGGTCGCCGAGTATGTGCAAGGCGCCTTTGCCAGGGCGGCACCGCAGCTGGATACCATCGCCCTGCCCTCCCCGGCCATGGCCGATACGATTCCCAGCCACCACAACCTGGCACTGGTGCCCCAGGGCATAGACCACAGCCTGGCCGAGCGCGCCGATCCCTCGCCCTATGGCGCAGGGATACATGCGGTATCGGTTGGCTCCATGCTGTTTGACCCACAGTTTTTTATCCTTGCGGCACAGCGTTTTCCGAACATCCAGTTCCACGTGATCGGCTCCGGCCAGGGGCGCCACCCGGACTACCCGGCCAATGTGCACGTCTATGGCGAAATGCCTTTCGCCCAAACCCTGCCCTATATCAAGCATGCACAACTCGGCATAGCGCCCTATGTCAGCGACCAGCTGCCCGTCTATTTGCGCGACACCTCCATGAAGCTGATCCAGTACGAATTTTTCGGCGTACCCGCCATCTGCCCTGATTTTATTGCCGCCGATTATCCCCAGCGTTTTGGCTACCAACTGGGTGACGCGGATTCCATCGCCCGCGCCATTGAGCGGGCACTCCATCCCGAGCAGCCCATTCCCCGCCGCCAGGTGCTCAATTGGCAGCAGGTCACCGAGCGCCTGTTGCAGCCCCGGGCATTTCCCGACACCCATTTTGGCCAGGAGCCCAGCCTATGA
- a CDS encoding glycoside hydrolase family 5 protein, translating to MNRPWRLLTGLLGGWLAPACLAVCLSAERLTGVNLAGAEFNSKKLPGVFNKDYTYPTQAELVFSASQGANVIRLPFRWERLQPQANGLLDSAELGRLKTTVEAAYGQGLCVILDVHNYAKYFGQSLGDEPALEEAFINLWLALAREFPDADKTAFGLMNEPAYMPLERWTALAQRTLAALRNAKAPNLVLLGGGGWNGLHSWFNEQDGVSNANSLAGLEDPLKRTIIEVHQYADSNYSGTRQECLAADHFDSRFERIRAWADAQGLQLFLGEFGVAPNSQCLATLTRFLELMDNAQWKGWTYWAAGRWWGSYAFALNTSSTEPSAQWALLRQFFFRPALSPPLPPTRNES from the coding sequence ATGAATCGTCCCTGGCGCTTGCTGACCGGCCTGCTGGGCGGCTGGCTGGCACCGGCGTGCCTGGCGGTCTGCCTAAGTGCCGAGCGCTTGACCGGTGTCAACCTGGCCGGGGCCGAGTTCAATTCCAAAAAACTGCCCGGCGTGTTCAACAAGGATTACACCTACCCCACCCAGGCCGAGCTGGTATTTAGCGCCAGCCAGGGCGCCAATGTGATCCGCCTGCCGTTTCGTTGGGAGCGTTTACAGCCCCAGGCCAACGGGTTGCTGGACAGCGCCGAACTGGGGCGCCTTAAAACCACGGTTGAGGCCGCCTATGGCCAGGGGCTGTGTGTGATCCTGGATGTACACAACTACGCCAAATACTTCGGCCAAAGCCTGGGCGATGAGCCTGCACTGGAAGAGGCCTTTATCAACCTCTGGCTGGCGCTGGCCCGCGAGTTTCCCGATGCCGACAAGACCGCCTTCGGGCTGATGAACGAGCCCGCCTATATGCCGCTGGAGCGCTGGACCGCCCTGGCACAGCGCACCCTGGCGGCCCTGCGCAACGCCAAGGCACCCAACCTGGTGCTGCTCGGGGGTGGCGGCTGGAACGGTTTGCACAGTTGGTTCAATGAGCAGGATGGCGTCTCCAATGCCAATAGCCTGGCGGGGCTGGAGGATCCACTCAAGCGAACCATTATCGAGGTACACCAGTACGCCGACAGCAACTATTCGGGCACCCGCCAGGAGTGCCTGGCAGCCGATCATTTTGATAGCCGCTTTGAGCGTATCCGCGCCTGGGCCGATGCCCAGGGCCTGCAACTGTTTCTGGGCGAGTTCGGCGTCGCGCCCAACAGCCAGTGCCTGGCAACCCTGACCCGCTTCCTGGAACTGATGGATAACGCCCAATGGAAAGGCTGGACCTACTGGGCCGCCGGGCGCTGGTGGGGCAGCTACGCCTTTGCGCTCAACACCAGCAGCACCGAACCCTCGGCCCAGTGGGCCTTGCTACGGCAATTCTTTTTTCGCCCGGCATTAAGTCCACCCCTGCCGCCCACACGCAACGAATCCTGA
- a CDS encoding glycosyltransferase family 4 protein, with protein sequence MARVIHVVRQYLPSVGGMEEVVRNIARYQTQRGLGSTRIITLDRLFRNSREHLPAREIIEGIEVIRLPYKGSSRYPLCPSVLRHLQDADVVHVHGVDFFYDFLAATRWLHRRPLLLSTHGGFFHTRFASRAKQVYFKSITRLSGHAYERVVATSANDGQLFRQILPEDKLEVIENGVDVDKYADQSSPERRKTLVYFGRWSSNKGLLSALDLFAALHRQDNEWRLIITGREYDHSDKELRHYAATLQLDDAVTLVPNPDDNQIRELLHQASYFLCLSRHEGFGIAPIEAMSAGLTPILSEIPPFRRLVDESRLGFIAPADGQGFISQLQALHAQGEDAYRQRRLAAMAFARRYAWPAVAERYLALYRQLARGAA encoded by the coding sequence ATGGCCAGGGTTATCCATGTGGTTCGCCAGTATTTGCCTTCGGTCGGGGGCATGGAGGAGGTGGTACGCAATATTGCCCGCTACCAGACGCAACGCGGCCTGGGCAGCACGCGGATCATCACCCTCGATCGCCTGTTCCGCAATTCGCGCGAACACTTGCCCGCGCGCGAAATCATCGAGGGGATAGAAGTCATACGCCTGCCTTACAAGGGCTCCAGCCGCTATCCGCTGTGCCCCTCGGTGCTGCGCCACCTGCAGGATGCGGATGTGGTGCATGTCCACGGTGTGGATTTTTTCTACGATTTCCTTGCCGCTACCCGCTGGCTGCACCGGCGCCCGCTGTTGCTCTCCACCCACGGCGGCTTCTTCCATACCCGCTTTGCCTCGCGCGCCAAGCAGGTGTACTTCAAGAGCATCACCCGCCTGTCCGGCCATGCCTATGAACGGGTGGTGGCCACCAGCGCCAATGACGGCCAACTGTTCCGCCAGATCCTGCCTGAGGACAAATTGGAGGTGATTGAAAACGGCGTCGATGTCGACAAATACGCCGACCAATCCTCACCCGAACGGCGCAAAACCCTGGTGTATTTCGGGCGCTGGTCGAGTAACAAAGGGCTGCTCAGCGCCCTGGACCTGTTCGCCGCCCTGCACCGCCAGGATAACGAGTGGCGCCTGATTATTACCGGGCGCGAATACGACCACAGTGACAAGGAGTTACGCCATTACGCCGCTACCTTGCAGTTGGACGATGCGGTCACCCTGGTTCCCAACCCGGACGATAACCAGATCCGTGAGCTGCTGCACCAGGCCAGCTACTTCCTCTGCCTGTCACGCCACGAGGGCTTTGGCATTGCGCCGATTGAGGCGATGAGCGCCGGGCTTACCCCCATCCTGAGCGAGATACCGCCCTTCCGGCGCCTGGTGGATGAATCCCGCCTGGGGTTTATTGCACCGGCAGATGGGCAGGGCTTCATTAGCCAATTACAGGCACTGCACGCCCAGGGCGAGGACGCCTACCGCCAGCGCCGCCTGGCGGCTATGGCATTTGCGCGCCGCTACGCCTGGCCGGCAGTGGCCGAGCGCTACCTGGCACTGTATCGCCAGTTAGCCAGGGGGGCCGCATGA
- a CDS encoding chain-length determining protein — protein MNDLAQAYLPNDEPRSLLIDPLAKEPKASALATRMGRLLLQSGKIDSSQLNAIMQLQTTEGLRFGEAALKLGLVSPADIGAVLAEQFAYPRIDPGHSKLAPCLTAAFQPDSRASEALRSLRSELLLRYFNQGEHLSLALVGTEGAARIARTGANLAISFAQLGLRTLLVDANLREPQLHRWLGVDARQAGLSDLLAGRSRAQPLAVEELQHLWLLPAGTPAPNPQELLASRQYRERMTPLFKAYDLILLNTAPLGSTLDAQLVAAQAGAALVVTKTHSTRLKPLSQHCANLTSLGVRLLGAALHE, from the coding sequence ATGAATGATCTCGCCCAGGCTTACCTCCCTAACGATGAACCCCGTTCGCTGCTGATCGACCCCCTGGCGAAAGAACCCAAGGCGTCCGCCCTGGCAACACGCATGGGGCGCCTGCTGCTGCAAAGCGGCAAAATCGATAGCAGCCAGTTGAATGCCATCATGCAATTGCAAACCACCGAGGGACTGCGCTTTGGCGAAGCCGCCCTCAAGCTGGGGTTGGTGAGTCCTGCCGATATTGGCGCGGTGCTGGCCGAGCAGTTTGCCTACCCGCGCATCGACCCGGGCCACAGCAAGCTGGCGCCCTGCCTCACCGCTGCCTTCCAACCGGACAGTCGCGCCAGCGAAGCCTTGCGCAGCCTGCGCAGCGAACTCTTGCTGCGCTACTTCAACCAGGGCGAGCACCTGAGCCTGGCACTGGTGGGCACAGAGGGCGCCGCCCGTATCGCGCGCACCGGCGCCAACCTGGCGATCAGCTTTGCCCAGCTCGGGCTGCGCACCCTGCTGGTGGATGCCAACCTGCGCGAGCCCCAGTTACACCGCTGGCTTGGTGTCGATGCGCGCCAGGCCGGCCTGTCTGACCTGCTCGCCGGGCGCAGCCGCGCCCAGCCCCTGGCGGTAGAGGAGCTGCAACATCTGTGGCTGCTGCCTGCCGGGACCCCGGCGCCCAACCCCCAGGAGTTACTGGCCAGCCGCCAGTACCGTGAGCGCATGACCCCGCTCTTCAAGGCCTATGACCTGATCCTGCTGAATACCGCCCCACTGGGCAGCACCCTGGATGCCCAACTGGTCGCCGCCCAGGCGGGTGCCGCACTGGTTGTCACCAAAACCCATAGCACCCGACTTAAACCCCTGAGCCAGCACTGCGCCAACCTCACCAGCCTGGGCGTGCGCCTGCTCGGTGCCGCCCTGCATGAATAG
- a CDS encoding Wzz/FepE/Etk N-terminal domain-containing protein, producing the protein MSLTTLLYILLARWRVIAGISLGALLLALAYILVTPRTYTSTTELLVDSKAQDPISGQLLSGRTNAAYLATQADIVRSRKVAAKVIDQLSLHQEPGLIKAAGGAPSRPWLMGFVREGLVVNPRRDTSILAISFISQDPQLAAKLADGFAQAYIQTNLELRIEPARQISEWYDQQLTALRAALMEKQNALASYQEEHGIVDNERVDLESAKLAALSSLLTSIQNERLDSESRSTQLSAATRNANSAQALDDPQVQRISTQLVQAQARLAELGSQVGNNHPQYRQAQAEVDTLKRQLNRTLELVNTSLRSSVALSQTREEQLKTELAAQKEQLLQLNRIRNQRNLLRQEVDSAQAAYDAALTRATQTRLESQISQTDIALLNAANLPSRPTAPKTAITLVLALVAGLMLGTGLALCLEWFDRRLRTGDDLTNGLGLPILARLPDDGFGKAGP; encoded by the coding sequence ATGAGTCTGACCACTTTGTTATACATACTGCTGGCCCGCTGGCGGGTGATTGCCGGTATTAGCCTGGGCGCACTGCTGCTCGCGCTGGCCTATATCCTGGTAACGCCCCGCACCTATACCTCTACCACCGAATTGCTGGTGGACAGCAAAGCCCAGGATCCCATTTCCGGCCAGCTGCTCTCGGGCCGCACCAACGCTGCCTACCTGGCAACCCAGGCCGATATAGTGCGCAGCCGCAAAGTCGCCGCCAAAGTCATCGATCAATTATCACTGCACCAGGAACCCGGGTTGATCAAGGCAGCAGGCGGCGCGCCAAGCCGCCCCTGGCTGATGGGATTTGTGCGCGAGGGACTGGTTGTTAATCCGCGGCGCGATACCAGTATCCTCGCCATCAGTTTTATCAGCCAGGACCCGCAACTGGCCGCCAAACTGGCTGACGGTTTTGCTCAAGCCTATATACAGACCAACCTGGAATTGCGCATCGAGCCGGCACGGCAAATTAGCGAGTGGTACGACCAACAACTAACCGCCCTGCGCGCAGCGTTAATGGAAAAGCAAAATGCCCTGGCCAGCTACCAGGAGGAACACGGCATCGTGGATAACGAGCGGGTAGACCTGGAGAGCGCCAAGCTGGCGGCCCTGTCTTCACTGCTGACCAGCATCCAGAACGAGCGCCTCGATAGTGAAAGCCGCAGCACCCAACTGAGTGCAGCGACACGCAATGCCAACAGTGCCCAGGCACTGGATGATCCCCAGGTTCAGCGGATTTCCACCCAACTGGTACAGGCGCAGGCGCGTTTAGCTGAGTTGGGCTCCCAGGTCGGTAATAACCACCCCCAGTACCGCCAAGCACAAGCCGAGGTGGATACCCTGAAACGCCAACTCAATCGCACCCTGGAATTGGTCAATACCAGTTTGCGCTCCTCGGTAGCCCTGTCACAAACCCGCGAGGAGCAACTGAAAACCGAGCTGGCCGCCCAAAAAGAGCAATTGCTGCAGCTCAACCGCATCCGCAACCAGCGCAACCTGTTGCGCCAGGAGGTCGATAGCGCCCAGGCCGCCTATGACGCGGCACTGACCCGCGCCACCCAGACACGCCTGGAGAGCCAGATTTCACAGACCGATATTGCCCTGCTCAACGCGGCCAACCTGCCCAGCCGGCCCACCGCCCCCAAAACCGCCATCACCCTGGTACTGGCACTGGTGGCGGGGTTGATGCTGGGCACCGGGTTAGCGCTGTGCCTGGAATGGTTTGATCGGCGGCTGCGCACCGGCGATGACCTGACGAATGGTTTGGGCCTGCCGATCCTGGCGCGTTTGCCCGATGACGGTTTTGGCAAGGCCGGCCCCTGA
- a CDS encoding SLBB domain-containing protein, whose amino-acid sequence MRGVCSLQWSARWLGGWLIGLLLAGEVLAQAYSLGIGDEVRISVYGQPDLAIDAQIGADGAVEVPLLGRFNLAGRSTTDAAQAIADQYERGNFLKRAQVNLLVTRYRSQSIAILGRVKRAGSLVLEGPTSLTDALAWAGGIADEGSERLVLIRTDRSGKQERREFDLQKLLNQEAERHSVIWLQDGDTLYVPPAGRFYLSGEVRSPGVYTLDRPLNVMQALGMGGGLTARASERSVKLYRPQTDGSLKERRAKAQDPVEDGDLLVVQESLF is encoded by the coding sequence CGGCGAGATGGCTGGGAGGATGGCTGATTGGCTTGCTGCTGGCCGGCGAGGTACTGGCCCAGGCCTATAGCCTGGGCATCGGCGATGAGGTTCGCATCAGTGTGTACGGCCAGCCCGACCTGGCTATTGATGCGCAAATCGGGGCGGATGGGGCGGTTGAAGTGCCCTTGCTCGGCCGCTTTAATCTGGCAGGCCGCTCTACCACCGACGCGGCGCAAGCGATTGCAGACCAGTATGAACGCGGCAATTTTTTAAAGCGCGCCCAGGTCAACCTGTTGGTGACGCGCTACCGCAGCCAGTCGATAGCGATCCTGGGGCGGGTAAAACGCGCTGGCAGCCTGGTACTGGAAGGACCGACATCGCTGACCGATGCCCTGGCCTGGGCCGGCGGTATCGCTGACGAAGGCAGCGAGCGGCTGGTGCTGATCCGCACCGATCGCAGCGGCAAGCAGGAGCGGCGCGAATTTGATTTGCAAAAACTGCTGAACCAGGAAGCCGAGCGCCATTCGGTGATCTGGTTACAGGATGGCGACACCCTGTATGTACCACCGGCCGGGCGCTTTTACCTGAGCGGCGAGGTGCGCTCTCCCGGTGTGTATACACTGGATCGGCCACTGAATGTGATGCAGGCACTGGGTATGGGCGGCGGGTTGACCGCCCGCGCCAGCGAACGCTCGGTGAAGCTGTACCGGCCCCAGACCGATGGTTCCTTGAAAGAACGGCGCGCCAAAGCGCAGGACCCGGTGGAAGATGGTGACCTGTTGGTTGTGCAGGAGAGTCTTTTCTAA